A genomic region of Sciurus carolinensis chromosome 7, mSciCar1.2, whole genome shotgun sequence contains the following coding sequences:
- the Tbxt gene encoding T-box transcription factor T, whose translation MSAPGTESAGKSLQCRVDHLLSAVESELQAGSEKGDPTERELRVGLEESELWLRFKELTNEMIVTKNGRRMFPVLKVNVSGLDPNAMYSFLLDFVAADNHRWKYVNGEWVPGGKPEPQAPSCVYIHPDSPNFGAHWMKAPVSFSKVKLTNKLNGGGQIMLNSLHKYEPRIHIVRVGGPQRMITSHCFPETQFIAVTAYQNEEITALKIKYNPFAKAFLDAKERSDHKDMMEEVGESQQPGYSQWGWLIPGTGTLCPPASPHPQFGGPLPLPSTHGCERYPALRNHRSAPYPSPYAHRNNSPTCSENSSACLSMLPSHDNWPSLGVPAHSSMLPGTHSASPPTGSSQYPGLWSVSNGTLTSGSQAAGVSNGLGAQFFRGSPAHYAPLAHAVSTASSSVSPPYEGAATVTDIPESQYDASAQGRLIASWTPVSPPSM comes from the exons ATGAGCGCCCCGGGCACGGAGAGCGCGGGGAAGAGCCTGCAGTGCCGAGTGGACCACCTGTTGAGCGCGGTGGAGAGCGAGCTGCAGGCCGGCAGCGAGAAGGGCGACCCCACCGAGCGCGAGCTGCGCGTGGGCCTAGAGGAGAGCGAGCTGTGGCTGCGCTTCAAGGAGCTCACCAACGAAATGATCGTCACCAAGAACGGCAG GAGGATGTTCCCAGTGCTGAAGGTTAACGTGTCAGGCCTGGACCCCAACGCCATGTATTCCTTCCTGCTGGACTTCGTAGCGGCCGACAACCACCGCTGGAAGTACGTGAACGGGGAGTGGGTGCCCGGGGGCAAGCCCGAGCCGCAGGCGCCCAGCTGCGTCTACATCCACCCAGACTCGCCCAACTTCGGGGCCCACTGGATGAAGGCGCCCGTCTCCTTCAGCAAAGTCAAGCTCACCAACAAACTCAACGGAGGAGGCCAG ATCATGTTGAACTCCTTACATAAGTACGAGCCTCGCATTCACATAGTGAGAGTCGGCGGGCCCCAGCGCATGATCACCAGCCACTGCTTCCCAGAGACCCAGTTCATAGCAGTGACAGCCTATCAGAACGAGGAG ATCAcagctcttaaaattaaatacaatccATTTGCCAAAGCTTTCCTGGATGCCAAGGAAAG AAGTGATCACAAAGACATGATGGAAGAAGTGGGGGAGAGCCAGCAGCCTGGGTACTCCCAAT GGGGGTGGCTTATTCCTGGCACCGGCACCCTCTGTCCACCGGCCAGCCCCCACCCTCAGTTCGGaggccccctccctctcccctccacgCACGGCTGCGAAAGGTACCCGGCCCTGAGGAACCACCGCTCGGCCCCCTACCCCAGCCCATACGCTCACCGGAACAATTCTCCAA CCTGCTCGGAGAACTCGTCTGCCTGCTTGTCCATGCTGCCGTCCCATGACAACTGGCCCAGCCTCGGGGTGCCCGCCCACAGCAGCATGCTCCCTGGGACCCACAGCGCCAGCCCGCCCACGGGCTCCAG CCAGTACCCCGGCCTGTGGTCTGTGAGCAACGGCACCCTCACCTCGGGCTCCCAGGCAGCTGGGGTGTCTAACGGGCTGGGGGCCCAGTTCTTCCGAGGCTCCCCTGCACACTACGCGCCCCTCGCCCACGCCGTGTCCACCGCCTCGTCCTCAGTCTCCCCACCGTATGAAGGGGCTGCCACGGTCACGGACATTCCTGAGAGCCAGTACGACGCCTCGGCCCAAGGCCGCCTCATAGCCTCATGGACACCGGTGTCCCCGCCTTCCATGTGA